The Euphorbia lathyris chromosome 8, ddEupLath1.1, whole genome shotgun sequence genome has a window encoding:
- the LOC136203442 gene encoding uncharacterized protein, producing MTNTVFAGVLCHTVLTREIIREDLKPRELCFRVRGVELRFGDWEFGLLSGLRFGDMEAFLERFSGIKKPYRIRNKFFPGIPTPSYKDVETIMLQTVWKDQSDHDAVSFAMLYFAIGCVLDNTREKKVLRWVLELVEFPRLFNEFPWGVCGWDVTYRSLVNGIDGGKDRIDQLIAYRENLRINRVSYNLYGFAYVFQAWLLEVWDATRTWYEKKGTRIPRWLRWKKTAIAKLPKVLTIFESGVKPNAIKLTAEDTEKESSWYDHLVNHVDGLHCNYDHVFTDLEKVQEEEKGQEAAKGKEVEEEGKEEQEDEGMEKEEQEGLGTYEGGYVDVEDGSESDTDNDENAFIVSPRVPVQKKKHSGIERVLRRMFDEHEKKMNAKFDEQEKMITEHFG from the exons ATGACCAATACAGTATTTGCAGGAGTCCTATGCCACACCGTTTTAACAAGGGAGATCATACGTGAAGACCTCAAACCCAGGGAGCTTTGCTTCAGAGTTAGAGGTGTTGAGTTAAGATTTGgggattgggagtttggactcCTAAGTGGGTTACGGTTTGGGGACATGGAAGCATTTCTGGAAAGGTTCAGTGGGATAAAGAAGCCATATAGAATTAGGAATAAGTTTTTTCCAGGCATCCCTACACCATCCTATAAAGACGTGGAAACAATTATGCTGCAAACTGTTTGGAAGGATCAGTCTGACCATGATGCAGTTTCATTTGCCATGTTGTATTTTGCCATTGGCTGTGTGTTGGATAACACTCGGGAAAAAAAAGTTCTTCGTTGGGTGTTGGAACTTGTTGAATTTCCAAGATTGTTTAACGAGTTCCCGTGGGGTGTTTGTGGCTGGGATGTGACCTACAGGTCTCTTGTTAATGGAATAGATGGTGGAAAAGACCGAATTGATCAATTGATCGCTTATAGGGAGAATTTAAGGATTAACCGTGTCTCATACAACCTATATGGTTTTGCATACGTATTTCAG GCTTGGTTGTTGGAAGTATGGGATGCCACCCGGACATGGTATGAGAAGAAAGGCACTCGCATCCCACGATGGCTACGATGGAAAAAGACCGCTATCGCTAAATTGCCCAAAGTCCTAACCATTTTTGAA TCGGGTGTAAAACCAAATGCCATAAAACTTACAGCTGAAGACACCGAGAAAGAAAGCTCATGGTATGATCATCTAGTAAACCATGTGGATGGTCTGCATTGTAATTATGACCATGTCTTTACCGATTTGGAAAAGGTGCAAGAGGAGGAAAAAGGGCAAGAGGCTGCAAAGGGGAAGGAGGTGGAAGAAGAGGGGAAAGAGGAGCAAGAGGATGAAGGTATGGAAAAGGAGGAACAGGAGGGATTGGGTACATATGAAGGCGGATATGTTGATGTAGAGGATGGCAGTGAATCTGATACTGATAATGATGAAAATGCCTTCATTGTCTCACCTAGAGTACCTgtccagaagaagaaacactCTGGTATTGAACGAGTACTGAGGAGGATGTTTGATGAGcacgagaagaagatgaatgccAAGTTTGATGAGCAGGAGAAGATGATAACTGAACACTTTGGTTAG